A portion of the Candidatus Nitrosotenuis aquarius genome contains these proteins:
- the hisI gene encoding phosphoribosyl-AMP cyclohydrolase yields MQKTIDDLDFTKGDGLIPVIVQDANTKEVLTLAYTNKESLSLTQKTGNSWFWSRSRNKLWMKGEESGNVQKVKEILIDCDSDAVVYLVEPTGPACHTGERVCFHNKLD; encoded by the coding sequence ATGCAAAAAACCATTGATGATCTGGATTTTACAAAAGGTGACGGCCTAATCCCAGTCATAGTTCAGGATGCAAACACAAAGGAAGTGCTCACACTTGCCTATACCAACAAGGAATCTCTCTCATTGACACAAAAAACAGGTAATTCATGGTTTTGGAGTAGATCCAGAAACAAACTATGGATGAAGGGTGAAGAGTCTGGCAATGTGCAAAAGGTAAAAGAAATTCTAATTGACTGCGACTCTGATGCCGTTGTGTATTTGGTAGAGCCGACAGGGCCTGCGTGCCATACTGGGGAGCGCGTCTGTTTTCATAATAAGTTAGACTAG
- the thrC gene encoding threonine synthase, with product MTKISLQCRECKKEYESTFKYICEECFGPLDVKYDFPNISKNTFSGREHTYWRYFELLPIQNKANIVSISAGMTPLIKAEKLGEKLGLNNLYIKNDSVNPTFSFKDRPAGIAVSKAKEFGLSAVGCASTGNLASATAAHAAKGGFPCYVFAPSDIEHAKIAQALAYGSKFIAVDGTYDDANRIAAQIGDSKGIGIVNINMRSYYVEGSKTLAYEVAEQLDWNVPDQLIVPVGSGAMLNAICKGFEELQSVSLLNNVSNMHMIAAQPHGCAPVVDAFKNGSAEVIPVENPDTIAKSLAIGDPGDGRYVLKRLKQYNGYAEESNNKEILDAILLLAQTEGIFTEPAGGVSVAVLKKMIDDGKIDKNDITVCYVTGNGLKTTESIMEVLAKPQVLPADIAKIAAVVN from the coding sequence ATGACAAAAATATCGCTACAATGCAGAGAATGCAAAAAAGAATACGAATCCACATTCAAGTATATTTGCGAAGAGTGCTTTGGACCACTGGATGTCAAGTATGACTTTCCAAATATTTCAAAAAATACATTTTCTGGAAGGGAACACACCTACTGGCGATACTTTGAGCTCTTACCAATCCAAAACAAGGCAAACATTGTAAGCATTAGTGCCGGAATGACGCCTCTAATCAAAGCAGAAAAGCTAGGAGAAAAACTCGGACTCAACAACTTATACATAAAAAATGACTCTGTAAATCCGACATTTTCATTCAAGGACAGACCTGCAGGAATTGCAGTATCCAAGGCAAAGGAATTTGGCCTGTCTGCGGTTGGCTGCGCATCAACTGGAAATCTGGCATCAGCTACTGCGGCACATGCAGCAAAGGGGGGATTTCCGTGCTATGTGTTTGCGCCAAGCGATATTGAACACGCAAAAATAGCCCAGGCGCTTGCGTATGGCTCCAAATTCATTGCAGTTGACGGCACATATGATGACGCAAACAGAATTGCTGCTCAAATTGGTGACAGCAAGGGAATCGGGATTGTCAACATCAACATGAGATCATACTATGTGGAAGGATCAAAAACACTGGCATATGAGGTAGCAGAACAGCTTGATTGGAATGTTCCGGATCAGCTTATCGTTCCAGTAGGTAGCGGTGCAATGCTCAATGCCATATGCAAGGGATTTGAGGAATTGCAAAGCGTATCTTTGTTGAATAATGTATCGAACATGCACATGATTGCGGCCCAACCACATGGATGTGCGCCTGTAGTTGACGCATTCAAAAATGGTTCTGCCGAAGTAATCCCTGTAGAAAATCCTGACACTATAGCAAAAAGCCTTGCAATAGGAGATCCTGGAGATGGGCGCTATGTGCTAAAACGACTAAAGCAGTACAATGGTTATGCCGAAGAATCAAACAACAAGGAAATTCTTGATGCTATCCTGCTTTTGGCGCAAACAGAAGGCATATTCACAGAGCCTGCAGGCGGTGTGTCTGTTGCAGTGCTCAAGAAAATGATTGATGATGGAAAAATTGACAAAAATGACATTACAGTGTGCTATGTTACTGGAAACGGCCTCAAGACAACCGAATCAATCATGGAAGTGCTGGCAAAGCCGCAAGTGTTGCCAGCGGATATTGCAAAAATTGCAGCGGTGGTGAACTAG
- a CDS encoding ThiF family adenylyltransferase yields MPNITFTIPSVLNKGGGEKKLSIIADSLLDSFNKASDNMGDDFKRRVLNDDGTPRSLINIYVNGKNARFSGGMNTVLKDGDEVYILPAVAGGSELSSKEIDRYSRQIMLEEIGYQGQLKLRSAKICVVGVGGLGNPITTRLVAMGVGKLRIIDRDVIELSNLHRQTMFDESDVGQVKVEVAAKKLKKLNPDVEIESLPISINDYTAIDAVEGCDVVIDALDSVNARYALNKACVEKSIPFVTGAAVGVSGQAFTIIPGKSACYSCMFPALDEDSMPTCSIEGVHPSILSIVGGIEVAEAVKIILGKNPSLSDKILHIDLETLDFTMTRTFRAEECPVCGNGKAESAPKQDLIIEELCGRNRGKRTFSITPTQKFEIDVDKITNLAKSLEFRIENQGDLGLSMRTNDLSVNFMKRGSAVIVGPKDENDAVLLYRQLLSKKETIPN; encoded by the coding sequence TTGCCAAACATTACATTCACAATACCATCTGTCCTAAACAAGGGTGGCGGGGAGAAAAAACTCTCGATAATAGCAGACTCTCTTTTGGATTCCTTTAACAAAGCATCTGATAACATGGGAGATGATTTCAAACGACGAGTTCTAAACGACGACGGTACGCCGCGCTCTCTGATTAACATCTATGTTAACGGAAAAAACGCCCGATTCTCAGGCGGAATGAATACTGTATTAAAAGACGGAGACGAAGTATACATCCTCCCTGCAGTGGCAGGCGGCTCTGAATTATCCAGCAAAGAAATCGACAGATATTCCAGACAGATAATGCTGGAAGAAATTGGTTATCAGGGACAGCTAAAACTGCGTTCTGCAAAAATCTGTGTAGTCGGAGTTGGCGGCCTTGGCAATCCGATTACAACCAGGCTTGTCGCAATGGGTGTTGGCAAACTTCGAATCATAGACAGGGATGTCATAGAGTTATCAAATCTGCACAGACAGACAATGTTTGACGAGTCTGACGTGGGCCAAGTCAAAGTCGAAGTTGCTGCAAAAAAACTCAAAAAACTAAACCCTGATGTGGAAATTGAATCCCTTCCAATCTCAATTAATGATTATACTGCTATAGACGCAGTTGAAGGATGCGATGTTGTAATTGATGCACTAGATAGCGTCAATGCAAGATATGCGCTAAACAAGGCGTGTGTTGAAAAAAGCATTCCGTTTGTGACTGGTGCAGCAGTGGGTGTGTCTGGACAGGCATTTACTATTATTCCTGGGAAAAGCGCGTGCTATTCATGCATGTTTCCGGCACTGGATGAGGATTCAATGCCTACATGTAGCATTGAGGGTGTGCATCCGTCGATTCTTTCCATAGTTGGAGGAATCGAGGTAGCAGAGGCAGTCAAGATAATTCTTGGCAAGAATCCAAGTCTTTCTGACAAGATACTGCACATTGATCTTGAAACCCTGGACTTTACCATGACTAGGACGTTTAGGGCAGAAGAATGCCCCGTCTGCGGCAACGGCAAAGCAGAATCTGCGCCAAAACAGGATCTGATAATTGAGGAACTCTGCGGCAGAAACAGAGGAAAGCGAACCTTTTCCATTACTCCTACACAGAAATTCGAAATAGATGTTGACAAGATCACAAATCTTGCAAAATCCCTAGAGTTTAGAATTGAGAACCAGGGCGATCTCGGGCTGTCCATGAGGACAAACGATCTGTCTGTGAACTTTATGAAAAGGGGCTCTGCGGTAATAGTCGGACCCAAGGATGAAAACGACGCTGTCCTATTGTACAGGCAGCTCCTAAGCAAAAAGGAAACAATACCCAACTAG
- a CDS encoding Cdc6/Cdc18 family protein: MSTVPSSSHDAELTQEKIRAIRRKIERRNSVFSDKRFLDSLFLPSSVIGREKQTESILEFVMSVRDGLVVPFVSVYGRSGSGKSTVVKFVCQNLSDLAEYTFVNLRKSRTVFGCASLILSELGGETPHQGAGINRVIEGIEKKITTALDLSKKNLFVLVLDEYDAIFSDSRGKPSDFVYKLLTLEEEMRERGLFLCVIGISNNALSQYELDDRVKSRMGSSEVFFEPYSKDDVLGIISDRAKKAFAVKIEKEVLEYCATLSSDDHGDARRALDLLRVAGEMCDGKKITVQNIDSAQQKITKDRISIIVSSSSYHSRVLIAAICSNALSSGHPWTSTSEIHKKYLKTISSDKKPLSYRRIVDLLVEIENSGLVESRTISRGRYGYGNEYKLRTSPDLIGPIVSEEWWNSQVDLKVRRDAVEDLKKQIETRSKNNPFRSVYKNMMKADALMKKYGK; the protein is encoded by the coding sequence ATGAGTACGGTACCTAGCTCATCACATGACGCCGAGCTCACCCAGGAAAAAATCCGCGCAATCCGCAGGAAAATAGAGCGGCGCAATTCTGTCTTTTCTGACAAGAGATTTCTTGACTCGCTGTTTTTGCCCTCAAGTGTCATTGGAAGAGAAAAGCAGACGGAATCGATACTAGAGTTTGTAATGAGTGTGCGCGACGGCCTCGTAGTTCCGTTTGTATCCGTATATGGAAGAAGCGGCTCTGGCAAGTCCACTGTAGTCAAGTTTGTGTGCCAGAATCTCTCTGATCTGGCAGAGTACACGTTTGTCAATCTGCGCAAATCACGAACCGTCTTTGGATGCGCAAGCCTCATCCTGTCTGAGCTTGGAGGGGAGACGCCGCACCAGGGTGCCGGCATAAACAGAGTAATAGAAGGAATCGAGAAAAAAATCACCACCGCGCTGGATCTTTCAAAAAAGAACCTCTTTGTTCTGGTGCTTGATGAATATGATGCGATATTTTCTGATAGCCGTGGCAAGCCGTCTGATTTTGTCTACAAGCTTTTGACATTGGAAGAGGAGATGCGCGAACGCGGCCTGTTCTTGTGCGTGATTGGAATATCAAACAACGCGCTGTCGCAATACGAACTTGATGATCGCGTAAAGTCCAGAATGGGCAGCTCAGAAGTATTCTTTGAGCCGTATTCCAAGGATGACGTGCTTGGGATTATTTCGGATAGGGCCAAAAAGGCGTTTGCAGTTAAAATCGAAAAAGAGGTATTGGAATATTGCGCAACTCTGAGCTCAGACGATCACGGCGATGCACGTCGTGCACTCGACCTGCTACGGGTAGCGGGGGAGATGTGTGATGGAAAAAAGATCACAGTACAAAACATTGACTCTGCGCAGCAAAAAATAACAAAGGATCGTATATCAATTATTGTATCCAGCTCATCGTATCATTCCAGAGTTTTAATTGCCGCAATATGCTCAAATGCGCTTTCTTCTGGACACCCGTGGACTAGCACCTCTGAGATACACAAAAAATACCTCAAAACTATCTCCTCTGATAAAAAACCACTATCGTATCGCAGAATTGTGGACCTGCTGGTGGAAATTGAGAACTCTGGGCTAGTCGAGTCCCGCACCATATCTCGCGGAAGATACGGATATGGAAACGAGTACAAGCTCAGGACGTCTCCTGATCTGATCGGGCCTATTGTATCTGAGGAATGGTGGAACAGTCAGGTCGATCTCAAGGTGAGAAGGGATGCGGTGGAAGATTTGAAAAAGCAGATTGAGACAAGATCCAAAAACAATCCGTTTAGGAGCGTTTACAAAAATATGATGAAGGCAGATGCACTAATGAAAAAATATGGAAAATAG